Proteins co-encoded in one Coregonus clupeaformis isolate EN_2021a chromosome 17, ASM2061545v1, whole genome shotgun sequence genomic window:
- the LOC121585456 gene encoding free fatty acid receptor 2-like translates to MQECHTALCLSVYLITFLTGLPANAVAFYTFSKKVRQKAKPIDILLLNLTISDLLFLLFLPFKMQEVTDDMTWSLPYILCPLSGFFFYMTIYVSTLFLTAVSVERYLGVAFPIQHTLKRRPLYAVLASVFIWAFSILHLSIVVIMPYYNPPQDSLSSTTNSSNVYEFTNVSNTPLGDGDNIVSSRNVCYEDFSEKQLAILLPVRLELCLVLFCVPFLICSFCYINFIRILSGLPHIGRRRRLRAIGLALGTLLVFAFCFGPYNVSHIVGFITRKNPDWRDMALLCSTFNACMDPFIFYFSSSAVRGTLGSMLQGARIRLAKCVFCGCHIHWSPRKGMSEPQKDKGPKQVEMNAI, encoded by the coding sequence ATGCAGGAGTGCCACACTGCGTTGTGTCTGTCCGTCTACCTCATCACCTTTTTGACGGGCCTCCCGGCCAACGCTGTGGCCTTCTACACCTTCAGCAAGAAGGTGAGGCAGAAAGCCAAGCCCATTGACATCCTGCTCCTCAACCTGACCATCTCGGACCTCCTCTTCCTGCTCTTCCTGCCCTTCAAGATGCAGGAAGTCACGGACGATATGACCTGGAGTCTACCCTACATCCTCTGTCCTTTATCTGGCTTCTTCTTCTACATGACCATCTACGTCAGCACCTTATTCCTGACAGCGGTCAGTGTGGAGCGCTACCTGGGCGTGGCCTTCCCCATCCAGCACACGTTGAAGCGCCGGCCCCTGTACGCCGTGTTGGCCAGTGTATTTATCTGGGCCTTCTCCATCCTCCACCTGAGCATCGTCGTCATCATGCCCTACTACAACCCACCGCAAGACTCCCTCAGTTCCACAACCAACTCTTCCAACGTCTACGAATTCACCAATGTCTCCAACACGCCTCTTGGTGACGGCGACAACATTGTGTCTTCCAGGAATGTGTGCTATGAGGACTTCAGCGAGAAGCAACTGGCGATCCTCCTGCCTGTGCGTCTGGAGCTCTGCCTGGTTCTTTTCTGTGTACCTTTCCTCATTTGCAGCTTCTGCTACATCAACTTCATCCGCATCCTCTCCGGCCTGCCCCACATCGGGCGCCGAAGACGCCTCCGTGCTATcggcctggctctggggacactgctGGTGTTTGCCTTCTGCTTTGGCCCCTACAACGTCTCCCATATCGTGGGCTTCATAACCAGGAAGAACCCAGACTGGAGGGACATGGCCTTGCTCTGCAGCACCTTCAACGCCTGCATGGACCCCTTCATCTTCTACTTCTCCTCTTCGGCCGTCAGAGGGACCCTAGGGAGTATGCTGCAGGGGGCCAGAATCAGGCTGGCCAAGTGTGTGTTCTGTGGCTGTCACATCCACTGGTCCCCTCGGAAGGGAATGAGTGAGCCTCAGAAAGATAAGGGACCCAAACAAGTGGAGATGAATGCTATCTGA
- the LOC121585455 gene encoding free fatty acid receptor 2-like has protein sequence METYGHSILVLVFYIITFLIGLPANVVAFYTFSKKVRQKAMPINILLLNLTISDLLFLLFLPFKIIEAADCMKWNMPQFLCPLTSFVFYTTIYNSTLFLTAISVERYLGVAFPIKYKLKRRPLYATVASVFFWAISMAHISIVYIIQYLDHPNTTWTVPLKGNVCYKNFTQEQLQVLIPVRLELFLVLFCVPFFICCFCYINFIRILSQLPSINPKKRQRAIGLSLGTLLVFIVCFAPFNLSHTVGFVNWKSPDWRVDALLSSTVNAGLDPIIFYFSSSALRGTFHLFLKSLVERVQGLCCCRKALYCHLLFCSRTQKESKPSTNDSSL, from the coding sequence ATGGAAACATATGGCCACAGCATCCTGGTGCTAGTGTTCTACATCATCACCTTCCTGATTGGACTCCCTGCCAATGTTGTGGCTTTCTACACCTTCAGCAAGAAGGTGAGGCAGAAAGCCATGCCCATCAACATCCTGCTCCTCAACCTGACCATCTCGGACCTCCTCTTCCTGCTCTTCCTGCCCTTCAAGATCATAGAGGCGGCGGACTGCATGAAATGGAACATGCCCCAGTTCCTGTGTCCATTGACCAGCTTCGTCTTCTACACCACCATTTACAACAGCACCTTATTTCTGACCGCCATCAGTGTTGAACGCTACCTGGGGGTGGCCTTTCCCATCAAGTACAAACTCAAAAGACGGCCTTTGTATGCCACGGTGGCTAGCGTCTTCTTCTGGGCGATCTCCATGGCGCACATCAGTATCGTCTACATCATTCAATATTTAGACCATCCCAACACCACCTGGACAGTCCCTTTGAAAGGGAACGTGTGTTACAAGAATTTCACCCAAGAGCAGCTGCAGGTTCTGATACCTGTCCGTCTGGAGCTCTTCCTGGTTCTATTCTGTGTACCTTTCTTCATCTGCTGCTTCTGCTACATCAACTTCATCCGGATCCTCTCTCAGCTGCCCAGCATCAACCCCAAGAAACGTCAGCGGGCCATCGGCCTGTCTCTGGGGACCCTGCTAGTGTTCATTGTCTGCTTCGCaccctttaacctgtcacacacaGTGGGCTTCGTCAACTGGAAGAGTCCCGATTGGCGGGTGGACGCGCTCTTGTCCAGTACCGTCAACGCCGGCCTGGACCCCATCATCTTCTACTTCTCCTCGTCGGCCCTCAGGGGTACCTTCCACCTCTTCCTGAAGAGCCTGGTGGAGAGGGTGCAGGGGTTGTGCTGCTGCCGTAAGGCTCTCTACTGCCACCTGTTGTTCTGCTCCAGAACTCAGAAGGAGAGCAAACCAAGCACCAATGACAGCTCCTTATAG